Proteins found in one Triticum urartu cultivar G1812 chromosome 4, Tu2.1, whole genome shotgun sequence genomic segment:
- the LOC125552658 gene encoding cell division control protein 48 homolog E, which translates to MAAPTPQGEASSSDPKSKKDYSTAILERKKSPNRLVVDEATNDDNSVVALHPDTMEKLQLFRGDTVLLKGKKRKDTICIVLADDTCEEPKIRMNKTVRKNLRVRLGDVVSVHQCPDVKYGKRVHTLPIDDTVEGITGNLFDAFLKPYFLEAYRPLRKGDLFLVRGGMRSVEFKVIETDPAEYCIVAPDTEIFCDGEPVKREDEERLDDVGYDDVGGVRKQMAQIRELVELPLRHPQLFKSIGVKPPKGILLFGPPGSGKTLIARAVANETGAFFFLINGPEIMSKLAGESESNLRKAFEEAEKNAPSIIFIDEIDSIAPKREKTNGEVERRIVSQLLTLMDGLKSRAHVIVMGATNRPNSIDPALRRFGRFDREIDIGVPDEVGRLEVLRIHTKNMKLAEDVELEHISRDTHGYVGADLAALCTEAALQCIREKMDIIDLEDETIDAEILNSMAVTNDHFKTALTTSNPSALRETVVEVPNVSWEDIGGLENVKRELQETVQYPVEHPEKFEKFGMSPSKGVLFYGPPGCGKTLLAKAIANECQANFISIKGPELLTMWFGESEANVREIFDKARGSAPCVLFFDELDSIATQRGSSSGDAGGAADRVLNQLLTEMDGMNAKKTVFIIGATNRPDIIDPALLRPGRLDQLIYIPLPDIESRHQIFKACLRKSPLAKDIDLSALAKYTQGFSGADITEICQRACKYAIRENIEKDIERDRRRKDNPEAMEEDDVDEVAEIRAAHFEESMKYARRSVSDADIRKYQAFAQTLQQSRGFGSEFRFPDQQAAGASSAAAADPFASAAAAADDDDLYS; encoded by the exons ATGGCCGCCCCGACGCCGCAGGGCGAGGCCTCCTCCTCCGATCC CAAGTCGAAGAAGGACTACTCGACGGCGATTCTAGAGCGGAAGAAGTCCCCTAACCGCCTCGTCGTCGACGAGGCCACCAACGATGACAACTCCGTCGTCGCCCTCCACCCCGACACCATGGAGAAGCTCCAGCTCTTCCGCGGCGACACGGTCCTTCTTAAG GGTAAGAAAAGGAAGGACACAATCTGCATTGTGCTTGCAGATGACACTTGTGAGGAGCCAAAGATCAGAATGAACAAGACCGTCAGGAAGAACTTGAGAGTGCGACTTGGTGACGTGGTGTCTGTTCACCAATGCCCTGATGTCAAATATGGGAAGCGGGTGCACACACTTCCTATCGATGACACAGTAGAAGGCATTACTGGAAACTTGTTTGACGCATTCTTGAAAC CATACTTCCTTGAAGCTTACCGTCCTTTGAGAAAGGGAGACCTTTTCCTTGTGAGGGGTGGTATGAGAAGTGTGGAGTTCAAGGTTATTGAGACTGACCCGGCAGAGTATTGCATTGTTGCACCAGACACTGAGATCTTCTGTGATGGTGAGCCTGTTAAGAGGGAGGATGAGGAGAGGCTTGATGATGTTGGCTACGATGATGTAGGTGGAGTCAGGAAGCAAATGGCCCAGATCAGAGAACTGGTTGAACTCCCACTGCGTCACCCTCAACTTTTCAAGTCTATCGGCGTGAAGCCTCCAAAGGGCATATTGCTGTTTGGACCACCTGGCTCTGGGAAGACCCTTATTGCAAGGGCTGTTGCCAATGAGACGGGTGCGTTCTTCTTTCTGATTAATGGCCCAGAAATTATGTCCAAGTTAGCAGGAGAAAGCGAGAGCAATCTCAGGAAGGCATTTGAAGAAGCAGAGAAGAATGCACCATCAATCATCTTCATTGATGAGATTGATTCAATAGCCCCGAAGAGAGAGAAGACCAATGGAGAAGTTGAAAGGCGTATTGTTTCACAGCTGTTGACTCTTATGGATGGGCTTAAATCCCGTGCACATGTTATTGTCATGGGTGCTACAAACCGCCCAAACAGTATTGATCCTGCCCTCAGAAGATTTGGTAGGTTTGACCGCGAGATCGACATTGGAGTCCCTGATGAAGTTGGGCGCCTTGAGGTTCTCAGGATTCACACCAAAAACATGAAGTTGGCTGAAGAT GTGGAACTGGAACATATTTCAAGGGATACTCATGGGTATGTTGGTGCTGATCTTGCTGCTCTTTGCACCGAGGCTGCTCTCCAATGCATTCGTGAGAAGATGGATATTATTGATCTTGAGGACGAGACAATAGATGCTGAGATACTCAACTCTATGGCTGTGACAAATGACCATTTCAAGACCGCCCTGACGACAAGCAACCCGTCTGCTCTCCGTGAAACT GTTGTTGAAGTTCCCAATGTTTCTTGGGAAGATATTGGTGGGCTGGAGAATGTCAAAAGGGAGTTGCAGGAG ACTGTTCAATACCCTGTGGAGCATCCGGAGAAATTTGAGAAGTTTGGCATGTCTCCTTCCAAGGGTGTTTTGTTCTATGGCCCTCCTGGTTGTGGTAAAACCTTATTGGCCAAGGCAATTGCAAATGAGTGCCAGGCTAACTTCATCAGTATCAAGGGGCCTGAGCTGCTTACCATGTGGTTTGGTGAGAGTGAGGCCAATGTGCGTGAGATTTTCGACAAGGCTAGGGGGTCAGCACCATGTGTGCTCTTCTTTGATGAGCTTGACTCTATTGCTACCCAG AGAGGAAGCAGCAGTGGGGATGCTGGAGGTGCTGCTGATAGAGTGCTGAACCAGCTGCTGACTGAGATGGATGGCATGAATGCTAAGAAAACCGTCTTCATCATTGGTGCTACCAACAGGCCAGACATCATAGACCCTGCCCTGCTTAGGCCAGGGCGTCTTGATCAGCTTATTTACATCCCTCTTCCTGATATCGAGTCAAGGCACCAGATCTTCAAAGCTTGCCTCAGAAAGTCTCCTTTGGCCAAGGATATTGATCTGAGTGCTCTTGCCAAGTACACTCAAGGGTTCAGCGGTGCTGATATCACTGAAATTTGCCAGCGTGCTTGCAAGTATGCCATCAGGGAGAACATCGAGAAG GACATCGAGAGGGATAGGCGGAGGAAGGACAACCCTGAAGCCATGGAGGAGGACGATGTTGATGAGGTTGCTGAGATCAGGGCTGCCCACTTCGAGGAGTCGATGAAGTATGCGCGCCGGAGCGTGAGCGACGCCGACATCCGCAAGTACCAGGCCTTTGCCCAGACTCTGCAGCAGTCTCGTGGATTCGGCAGCGAGTTCCGTTTCCCTGATCAGCAGGCTGCGGGCGCTTCCTCTGCCGCTGCGGCCGACCCTTTTGCTTCCGCTGCTGCAGCAGCTGACGATGATGATTTATATAGCTAA